Sequence from the Sphingomicrobium clamense genome:
CGTCGCCGCCCATCAGTCCCCAGCAGCCCGGCAGATATCCATTTGACCAGTTATTGCGATCGAAGCCCTTTTCGGACTCCGGCCTCCAGTCTTCCATATCGCGCAGCACTTCGAGAACGCGATCACGAAATTCGAACACGCGCGGGTCCTCGAAGCCCATATCTAGGCAGATGCGAACGGCCAGGGCGTCGTGGTACAGGCGGCTCGCCTTCTTTTCCCACTGCAGCGTTGCCGCCGAGGGCAGCGGATGATCGCTTCGTGGAAAATTGAAGTTCGATTGCCGGATACGCCGAAGCGTCCAGTCCCGGTATTTCCGGTTGGGTGTTACGCGAAACAACTGGTTACTCCTCACTCGCCCCTTACGTTGGGGCGGTGCGATCTTAAGCGTCTAGCTGTGGGGCGCCAGCAGTCTTTCTGAGCATCATCACGATCGACCGGAATTTCAGCACCAGCTCGCCATGCTGGTTGGTGACCAGAATGTCGCTCCACATCGAGCCGATATGGGGCTTCGACCGGGACGGCTTCTTCTCGACGACCTCGCTGGCGACATGAAGCGTGTCGCCCGGGTAGACGGGCTTGAGCCAACGAAGTTCGTCAAGGCCGGGCGAGCCGAGGCCCATCGCCTGCTGCTCCTTCCAGCTATCGACAAGCACGCGCATCGTGAGCGCGCAGGTATTCCAGCCCGAGGCCGCGATCTTTCCAAAGGGCGTCATTGCTGCTGCCTCATCCGACAAATGGAAGGGCTGCGGATCGTATTTGGTCGCGAAGTCGATGATTTCCTCGCGCGTCACCGTGACCGATCCGTGCTCAGTGCGCGTCCCGACATCGATGTCGTCGAAAAAAATCATGGCTTCCTTCTCCGTTCGTCGAGTGGGTCTAGACAAAGCGCGGGTCGCCGTCGAGCGTTGCAATCGACAACCGATTTTCTGGGGGACTCATGAAGACTTTTTCCATCGCCGCCGCGCTTGCGCTCGTCCTGTCCGCACCCGCGAACGCCCAAGATCGCGACATCGCCAAGATCATCGACCAGGGGCTGACCCAGTCAAGGGTCATGAAGACCGCGCACGAACTGGTCGATCGCATCGGCCCGCGCTTGACCAACTCACCCGGAATGCGACGCGCGGAGGCCTGGGCCATCAATCACATGCGCGGCCTTGGCCTCGACGATGTGCGGCAGGAAGGGTTCGATTTCGGTCGTGGCTGGGAAATGGTCGACATCGAAGTCGACATGCTCACGCCGCGCCCGATCGAGCTCACCGCGATCGCTACGGCTTGGACTCCCGGCACGAACGGGCCGGTCGAATCGGAGATCGTTGTTGCGCCGATGCGCGGGCCTGAGGATTTCGCTGCCTATCGCGGCAAGCTGAACGGCAAGATCGTCTTGATTACGCTGCCGGGGACCGGTGACGAGCCGACGCGGCCGGCATTCCGCCGCTGGGAAAACAGCGATTTCGCCCGGATGGACGAATATCGCCAGCCGACCTACGACCCGCACGCTATCGACCGTCGCGTGACGCGGATCAGCGGGCCGCGCGCCATCGACGATTTCCTTGCCAGCGAAGGCGCGGTCGCCGTGGTGAAGAAGAGCTATCGCGACGGCAAATTGCTCCACGGCTCGGGTTATCGCCATCGGGTCGGCGACACGCCCAAGCTCCC
This genomic interval carries:
- a CDS encoding MaoC family dehydratase gives rise to the protein MQRSTATRALSRPTRRTEKEAMIFFDDIDVGTRTEHGSVTVTREEIIDFATKYDPQPFHLSDEAAAMTPFGKIAASGWNTCALTMRVLVDSWKEQQAMGLGSPGLDELRWLKPVYPGDTLHVASEVVEKKPSRSKPHIGSMWSDILVTNQHGELVLKFRSIVMMLRKTAGAPQLDA